Proteins encoded within one genomic window of Armatimonadota bacterium:
- a CDS encoding aldehyde dehydrogenase family protein — MKMIIGGEWVETNESIEVINPFDGSVIDTVPSADASNVESALQRAVVGAKEMSKLSARERSEILARAADLLQDRLDEFAVTIAKEVGKTIKEARTEVTRACLTIRTASEEAKRIHGETVPFDGMAGAESKFGFYIRVPVGVVLAITPFNVPLNLACHKVAPAIAAGNAVILKPATATPLADIMLGKLLLDAGLPPNAISVITGRGPSIGNLLVSDSRVRLISFTGSPEVGEAITRIAGLKKIAMELGSNSCAIVMDDADLDEAARRVRIGGYAVAGQVCISVQRVIVQEKVYDVFLEKLVPLVAGIRVGNQLDSETDMGPMIDEKAALRVESWIEEAIAGGAKSLLPIKRDGAILFPTVLTDVTLDMKVWSEEVFGPLVAVVKCRDFDHAIELANTSKYGLQAGIFTRNLEFALRAAREIEVGGVIINDVPTFRIDPMPYGGVKLSGFGREGPKYAIEEMTELKLVAFQM; from the coding sequence CAGTTCCCAGTGCAGATGCATCGAATGTTGAGTCGGCACTTCAGCGCGCTGTAGTTGGAGCAAAAGAAATGAGCAAGCTTTCAGCTCGAGAGCGGTCGGAAATTTTGGCGCGCGCTGCTGATTTGCTTCAGGATAGGCTGGATGAATTTGCAGTTACAATAGCAAAGGAAGTAGGCAAAACCATAAAGGAAGCCCGAACAGAAGTTACGCGAGCTTGCCTAACTATAAGGACCGCATCTGAGGAAGCAAAAAGAATCCATGGAGAAACAGTACCTTTCGACGGAATGGCAGGCGCGGAATCAAAGTTTGGATTCTATATTCGCGTGCCCGTTGGTGTCGTCCTTGCCATTACACCTTTTAATGTGCCGCTTAATTTGGCGTGCCATAAGGTTGCGCCAGCTATCGCAGCAGGAAATGCAGTAATCCTAAAGCCTGCGACTGCTACTCCATTGGCAGATATAATGCTTGGAAAGCTTCTCTTGGATGCCGGTTTGCCACCAAATGCGATTAGTGTCATCACGGGTCGAGGACCTAGTATTGGAAACCTGCTCGTTTCAGATTCGAGAGTAAGGTTGATCTCATTTACTGGTAGCCCTGAGGTAGGCGAGGCTATTACAAGGATAGCTGGGCTCAAGAAGATTGCAATGGAATTAGGGTCGAATTCATGTGCTATTGTGATGGACGATGCGGACCTTGATGAGGCAGCACGGAGAGTCCGAATAGGTGGCTATGCAGTTGCCGGCCAGGTTTGCATATCAGTGCAGAGAGTTATTGTGCAAGAAAAGGTCTATGATGTTTTTCTGGAAAAGCTTGTCCCGCTTGTCGCAGGCATTAGGGTTGGCAATCAATTGGATTCTGAAACTGACATGGGGCCAATGATTGACGAAAAAGCTGCTCTTCGGGTTGAAAGCTGGATAGAAGAGGCAATTGCAGGGGGTGCTAAAAGCCTTCTTCCAATAAAAAGAGACGGGGCAATTTTGTTCCCAACGGTTCTTACCGATGTCACGCTGGATATGAAGGTTTGGTCGGAGGAAGTTTTTGGCCCTCTAGTTGCTGTGGTAAAGTGCCGAGATTTTGACCATGCGATTGAGCTAGCGAATACCTCTAAATATGGTTTGCAAGCTGGAATATTTACGAGAAACTTAGAATTTGCTCTCAGAGCTGCTCGTGAAATCGAAGTTGGAGGCGTAATAATAAACGACGTACCGACTTTTAGGATAGACCCCATGCCCTATGGCGGAGTAAAACTTAGTGGGTTCGGAAGAGAAGGCCCAAAATATGCGATTGAAGAGATGACGGAGTTAAAGTTAGTTGCATTCCAAATGTAA
- a CDS encoding sulfite exporter TauE/SafE family protein, which translates to MEQIIIYTLVAVIVYLTHVQEGITGFGCTVLALPFITLLLGLQTAVPMLVINAWVLTVYITWESRQKIVWSEYARIFILAALGLPIGMWMSSRLPEDILKFILAGFMILVGIHGLWKQTAKQRNNPTVNPTTRFLSSLLLPIGGLIHGAFGSGGPLAVIYATQTLTDKTAFRGTLCAVWVTLNTIIVSRWIVTKSLNAHILKVAAFALPFTVIGMIMGNHWHYRMDEILFRKLVYTVLVLAGITLALSVIV; encoded by the coding sequence GTGGAACAAATCATAATTTACACACTAGTTGCTGTGATAGTCTACTTGACTCACGTTCAGGAAGGAATCACAGGCTTCGGATGCACTGTTCTTGCTTTGCCATTTATAACTTTGCTTCTTGGGCTTCAAACTGCGGTACCTATGCTAGTAATAAACGCTTGGGTACTGACGGTGTACATAACATGGGAGTCTCGACAAAAAATTGTTTGGAGTGAATATGCGCGAATTTTTATCCTTGCTGCATTGGGATTGCCAATTGGAATGTGGATGTCTTCTAGGCTTCCCGAGGATATACTTAAGTTTATACTTGCAGGGTTCATGATATTGGTTGGCATACATGGTTTGTGGAAGCAAACTGCAAAGCAACGAAATAATCCGACAGTAAACCCTACAACCAGGTTTCTCTCGAGTCTCTTGCTTCCAATAGGCGGATTAATTCATGGTGCATTTGGTTCAGGGGGCCCACTTGCCGTCATATACGCAACACAAACACTTACAGACAAGACTGCATTCAGAGGCACTCTATGCGCCGTCTGGGTAACATTAAACACAATAATTGTAAGCAGATGGATTGTTACAAAGAGCCTGAATGCACATATTCTCAAGGTTGCTGCATTTGCCCTGCCATTCACAGTAATCGGCATGATTATGGGAAATCACTGGCACTACAGAATGGATGAAATCCTGTTTAGAAAGCTCGTATATACTGTCCTCGTGCTAGCAGGAATAACACTGGCTTTGTCAGTTATTGTGTAG